A window of the Candidatus Paceibacterota bacterium genome harbors these coding sequences:
- a CDS encoding peptidoglycan-binding protein, which produces MKRICKTKFLFFFLSFLILGNVFVIGVNAQTEAQSFYIESSYDLYARRSVEAILIRTSDNLYFYIEEPWWESRSSADQNDIRVSLYNLGEEFKNKIYPTLTSAFSSEWNPGIDNDSRITVLIHEMERGAGGYFRNHDEYYKPQIYSSNEREMVYLNTQYITTSFVKSFLAHEFVHLITFNQKDRLRNVTDDVWLNEARAEYAPTLLGYDDIYEGSNLQKRVKSFLDNPSVSLTEWKGEIESYGVLNVFVQYLIDHYGIKILQDSIFSSKIGIESVNYALQKNGFQTDFSQIFSDWSVAVLVNDCSLGSSYCYKNSNLKNLRITPETNFIPTSAESTLITYNQIKDWSAKWQKIFGGKGSLALKFNAGEGVNFKAPYVVCDFDNKCFVESLELDKDGKEEIFISDFSSKYFSLTIVPSVQEKETDFTISGPSYPFSLEIKTKEAAADNDVLIQSLLDQISYLQAEIARVQAAINAFLASQGKEQTNFSSCQSFGNNLYFGMRSNQEVSCLQEFLKSQGSSIYPEGLVTGNFFSLTFSAVQKYQAKKGIIQTGYFGPLTRIAVNSEL; this is translated from the coding sequence ATGAAAAGGATTTGCAAGACAAAGTTTTTATTTTTCTTTCTTTCGTTCTTAATTTTAGGAAATGTTTTTGTTATTGGAGTAAACGCCCAAACAGAAGCACAATCTTTTTACATTGAAAGCTCGTATGATTTATATGCCAGAAGAAGCGTTGAGGCGATTTTAATCCGCACTTCCGACAATCTTTATTTTTACATTGAAGAGCCCTGGTGGGAAAGCCGTTCTTCGGCGGATCAGAATGACATTAGAGTTTCTTTATACAATTTGGGAGAAGAATTTAAAAATAAAATCTATCCTACTTTAACTTCTGCTTTTAGTTCTGAATGGAATCCTGGAATCGACAATGACAGCAGAATCACTGTTTTGATTCATGAAATGGAAAGGGGAGCCGGAGGATATTTCCGCAACCATGACGAATACTACAAGCCTCAGATATACAGCTCAAACGAAAGAGAGATGGTTTATCTTAATACTCAATATATCACTACTTCCTTTGTTAAAAGTTTTTTAGCACATGAATTCGTTCATTTAATTACCTTTAACCAGAAAGACAGATTGAGGAACGTTACGGACGATGTCTGGCTCAACGAAGCCAGGGCTGAATACGCTCCCACTCTTTTGGGGTACGATGACATTTACGAAGGATCCAATCTTCAAAAAAGAGTGAAATCTTTTCTAGACAACCCCTCTGTTTCCTTGACTGAATGGAAAGGAGAAATTGAGAGCTACGGCGTTTTGAACGTTTTTGTTCAGTATTTAATTGACCATTACGGAATAAAAATATTGCAGGACTCCATTTTTTCTTCGAAAATTGGCATTGAGTCCGTAAATTACGCTTTGCAGAAAAACGGCTTTCAAACTGATTTTTCGCAGATTTTCAGCGACTGGTCAGTAGCTGTTTTGGTTAATGATTGCTCTTTGGGAAGCAGCTACTGCTATAAAAACAGCAATCTGAAGAATCTTAGGATTACTCCAGAAACCAATTTCATTCCAACATCTGCAGAAAGCACTTTAATCACTTACAACCAGATTAAGGACTGGTCAGCCAAGTGGCAGAAGATATTCGGAGGAAAGGGAAGCCTCGCTTTAAAGTTTAACGCCGGCGAAGGAGTCAACTTTAAGGCTCCTTATGTTGTCTGCGATTTTGACAATAAATGCTTTGTTGAATCTTTGGAATTGGATAAGGATGGAAAAGAGGAGATATTCATTTCCGATTTCAGCTCAAAATACTTTTCTTTGACCATAGTGCCTTCTGTCCAGGAGAAAGAAACTGATTTTACGATTAGCGGACCTTCTTATCCTTTTTCTCTGGAAATAAAGACAAAAGAAGCGGCAGCTGATAATGATGTTTTGATCCAAAGCCTTCTTGACCAGATATCTTACTTGCAAGCTGAGATTGCCAGAGTGCAAGCAGCCATTAACGCTTTTTTAGCTTCGCAAGGTAAAGAACAAACGAACTTTTCTTCATGCCAGAGTTTTGGAAACAACCTTTACTTCGGGATGAGAAGCAATCAGGAAGTTTCTTGTTTGCAGGAGTTTTTAAAATCGCAGGGAAGCAGTATTTATCCTGAAGGGTTAGTTACTGGCAATTTCTTTTCTTTAACTTTTTCTGCTGTTCAAAAATACCAGGCAAAGAAAGGAATAATCCAGACAGGCTATTTTGGCCCTTTGACCAGGATAGCGGTAAACAGCGAATTGTGA
- a CDS encoding O-antigen ligase family protein, with protein MKSVTKFLLLSVIAITPFLKASSLYFPYVSGKIYVFRLLVMLAFFFWVWLILKERECPSTSLGASRPNFKNILVIALVLFFIAQIFVSFFGVDPAYSFFSSIERGEGVLQYGFWLLYFLMLVSLFKKEQDWKMFFSVFVAVAFLLSCYSWLNHSIQGQLQGVFGNPAYFAAFLIFAIGFSLIVAERKFFESRFINNLFIAAAGFFVLTLIFTQIRGAYAGLAAGIFLFCLLSVLFLRGENKKVAVLCAISLLIGLSSIALLFSAKESDFVKSKPLLSRVTAVTDIWETGSTRERLLTWEIALKAFQEKPVFGYGPENFGAASNKYYDYRIGRGETWFDRAHNNVFEVLATGGIVLFSFYLFWLIVTAYLIFKIYREKKILSFLLASLFLAYFVQGLFLFDVFAAYLGLFPFLAFLVFKCSFSKEDLPERNSGKRNVPLFVLVLAGIFAFFAIFTTCFLPYKANAALLKFYNLTENGLYKEAKPFLEKSFEVQSPYTFWEVRKRGGWQFLKVLDYEVDKTTSPADLQTVKDIYDLTVPELERFAENRPSEQQIYYLLGRLYRLGSEKLDRDDSEKAVAILEKGFAHSDLRVEYFSELAQVLISQGKFEQGEKLIKDYVDRTHFQDYFPYLTLGHFYFVADKYELAMEQYEKAREVGYDFCEIEAEYSRYMVVAEELKEYQKIVDMAKRYLEERGPDADTYFNVAVGYFSLEEKEKAKEFFLKALELDSEYESYRAIFIH; from the coding sequence ATGAAATCAGTGACAAAGTTTTTGCTCTTATCCGTTATCGCTATCACTCCTTTTTTAAAAGCAAGCTCTCTTTACTTTCCTTATGTTTCAGGCAAGATTTACGTTTTCCGTCTTTTGGTAATGCTTGCTTTTTTCTTTTGGGTTTGGCTGATATTAAAAGAAAGAGAATGCCCCTCGACTTCGCTCGGGGCAAGCCGCCCAAATTTTAAGAATATTTTGGTAATTGCTTTAGTTTTGTTTTTTATCGCCCAGATTTTTGTTTCTTTTTTCGGTGTTGACCCTGCATATTCTTTCTTCTCCAGTATTGAAAGGGGAGAAGGCGTTTTACAATACGGCTTCTGGCTTTTGTACTTTTTAATGCTGGTTTCTCTTTTTAAGAAAGAGCAGGATTGGAAAATGTTTTTTTCAGTTTTTGTTGCTGTTGCTTTTTTACTTTCCTGCTATTCTTGGTTGAATCACAGTATTCAAGGTCAGTTGCAGGGAGTTTTCGGCAATCCGGCTTATTTTGCCGCTTTTTTGATTTTTGCTATTGGTTTTTCTTTAATAGTGGCTGAAAGGAAGTTTTTTGAAAGCCGTTTTATCAATAATTTGTTTATTGCAGCAGCCGGCTTTTTTGTCCTTACTTTAATTTTCACCCAGATTAGGGGAGCTTATGCCGGGCTGGCAGCTGGCATCTTTCTTTTTTGCCTGCTGTCCGTTTTATTTTTAAGAGGCGAAAACAAAAAAGTAGCTGTTTTATGCGCTATTTCTCTGTTAATCGGCTTAAGTTCAATAGCTTTGCTTTTTTCCGCCAAAGAGAGTGATTTTGTCAAAAGCAAGCCTCTTTTGTCGCGCGTAACAGCAGTCACAGATATCTGGGAAACAGGTTCTACCAGAGAGCGTCTTTTAACCTGGGAAATTGCTTTGAAAGCATTTCAGGAAAAGCCTGTTTTCGGCTACGGCCCTGAGAACTTTGGAGCTGCTTCCAACAAGTATTATGACTACAGAATAGGCAGGGGAGAAACCTGGTTTGACAGGGCGCACAACAATGTTTTTGAAGTTTTGGCAACGGGCGGCATAGTGCTTTTTTCTTTTTATCTTTTCTGGTTGATTGTCACAGCTTATCTAATTTTCAAGATATATAGAGAAAAAAAGATTCTTTCTTTTCTTTTGGCCTCTTTGTTTTTAGCTTACTTTGTGCAGGGGCTTTTCCTTTTTGACGTTTTTGCCGCATATCTCGGCCTTTTCCCGTTTTTAGCGTTTTTGGTATTTAAATGCAGCTTTTCAAAAGAAGATTTGCCAGAGAGAAATAGTGGAAAAAGAAATGTTCCTTTGTTTGTTTTAGTTCTTGCCGGCATCTTTGCATTTTTTGCCATTTTTACCACTTGTTTTTTACCCTACAAAGCCAATGCTGCGCTTTTGAAGTTTTATAATCTGACGGAAAATGGTTTGTACAAGGAAGCCAAGCCATTTTTGGAAAAATCTTTTGAAGTACAGTCACCCTACACTTTCTGGGAAGTGCGGAAAAGAGGAGGCTGGCAGTTTTTAAAGGTTTTGGATTACGAGGTGGACAAAACGACAAGCCCGGCAGACCTTCAGACGGTGAAAGACATTTATGATCTCACTGTGCCAGAGCTTGAAAGGTTTGCTGAGAATCGGCCTTCTGAACAGCAGATATATTATCTTTTAGGCAGGCTTTATCGTCTGGGTTCTGAGAAACTGGATAGAGATGATTCGGAAAAAGCAGTAGCTATTCTTGAAAAAGGATTCGCACATTCTGACTTAAGAGTTGAATATTTCAGCGAATTGGCCCAGGTTCTGATTTCGCAGGGAAAGTTTGAGCAGGGAGAGAAATTAATTAAAGATTATGTTGATAGGACACATTTCCAGGATTATTTCCCTTATTTAACCCTAGGACATTTTTACTTTGTTGCAGATAAATATGAGTTAGCAATGGAACAGTATGAAAAAGCAAGAGAGGTAGGTTATGATTTTTGCGAAATTGAAGCAGAATACAGCCGCTATATGGTTGTGGCAGAAGAATTGAAAGAGTATCAGAAAATAGTTGATATGGCAAAGAGATATTTAGAGGAAAGGGGGCCGGATGCAGACACTTATTTTAATGTTGCTGTTGGTTATTTCAGCCTTGAAGAAAAAGAAAAAGCAAAAGAATTCTTTTTGAAAGCTTTAGAATTGGATTCTGAATACGAATCATACCGGGCAATTTTCATTCATTAG
- a CDS encoding lamin tail domain-containing protein, which produces MEKFLKNSRFFYILTLICLAGFLVLPNTCLGYDLDNITAEEIGKYLELPEKDVQNLLFTLNQIFTTDWIYRESSTSATNQETLVPLILRKIVRIQLLNHLLVDAPIQVSWAIIKNATKITKLFLTQDPSVILNELEKESVEKAVAYGINFLLENEIRITPGAIEYEYISQGENKQKIIIQYILIYQPLDNKQGNLVIRFYSPQPIDPPKSEGAWGMIGTPHFVEGKLPPFIVDIRGPVENYQWVGSPLVQIDFPSEVPDSGIKPLSFCEKYLLKPITNKIKEVEILITKTVEKTPILSGIWDTIRSFLSEIINFSPANISKILPTAEEQSLDNKASGYLTVIETNKGLVEASPQQSKKEEVNEETVEASPQQTETTPTLEEMQEMLDDIAEEIDILTQKFAELMEEKQQEIEEEIDETDEENDEEKEDFEGEDVCFVDINAAPKEELQKITGIGSVLAQRIIEARPFYSLADLLRVSGIGEKTLQNIINQDCAYVDLTYVGSGMTSTGATPQSSPLSYPKILISEIQIESASSSDDEFIELYNPDNEEVDISQWSIQKTYCNSTTVYKKNFESNNTIPAKGYFLIVYASSTDQNLLNLADMTHKTFSLAKNNTIYLVVNQEKIENASDTDIIDMVGFGMDIIEFRSLPAEGNSSALNPSPSQSIGRKWSTTTQTYIDTDNNQNDFEIQNPTPKTQNQSLESEPGEEEEEEEEESTTLGVVINEIAWMGTNSSANDEWIELYNNTTSTIDITGWRLVSSDGSPDITFSTSSIPANDYYLIERTDDNTISNISADLIYVGDLGDGGERLELWDSFGNLIDLVDCSSDWFSGNSDTKRTMERINSNEYGSDSANWGNNNLVKYNGHDADNNFINGTPGTENSLSASETYIGAETLRFEEFNEITLTQLGNPYLIGTNSGGIFYLVVPEEKTLIIEPGVILKFKGNDRGGSAWSYYNSNLLIEGTLIAQGEEDNPIIFTSNMDISGSFGWWGQIYFTPSSQNSIFDYCQIRHGGKKESNSSIIIVDSTSIIFKNSILENFNVSGLKLIDSYSQVENITVQNGPSGSVINISGGAPIIAKSIFKNTYSGIIIGGGSKAEVTENYFEAIQYSQGALFVGDGYPILKDNTGKDNFLNGIYLFNSIAEDWTLYPNTDFPYIANFQVADGGNLIIEPGVVIKFEERKSLNIEGKLFAQGSLDKQIIFTSITDDEYGGDTNNDGSATQASSLFWNKVYFYQNNEGSLIKNARIRYGGIPKPSEYYRGVIHVVETGVVLEDIYFENDGPSGHTVYLENSSSSVRNCIFDNSEISKGTAITITGQDQNILENNSFQNFYCYIKKDGECILPLP; this is translated from the coding sequence ATGGAAAAATTTCTGAAAAACAGCCGTTTTTTTTATATTCTTACGCTAATTTGTTTAGCGGGGTTTTTAGTTTTACCGAATACTTGTTTAGGGTATGATTTGGATAATATCACCGCCGAAGAAATTGGTAAATATTTAGAATTACCCGAAAAAGATGTTCAAAATTTATTGTTTACATTAAATCAAATATTTACGACAGATTGGATTTATAGGGAAAGTTCTACATCGGCTACTAATCAAGAAACTTTAGTTCCTTTAATTCTTCGAAAAATTGTAAGAATACAGTTATTAAATCATCTTTTAGTGGACGCTCCCATACAAGTTAGTTGGGCGATAATAAAAAACGCAACAAAAATAACCAAACTCTTTTTAACGCAAGATCCATCAGTAATTTTAAATGAACTAGAGAAAGAAAGTGTTGAGAAAGCAGTTGCATATGGGATTAATTTTTTACTTGAAAATGAAATTAGAATAACACCTGGTGCTATAGAATATGAATATATTTCTCAGGGAGAAAATAAACAGAAAATTATTATTCAGTATATTCTAATTTATCAACCATTAGATAATAAGCAAGGAAATTTAGTAATTAGATTTTACTCGCCGCAACCCATTGATCCACCGAAATCTGAAGGAGCTTGGGGTATGATAGGAACCCCTCATTTCGTAGAAGGAAAACTTCCTCCTTTTATAGTTGATATTCGCGGGCCTGTAGAAAATTATCAATGGGTTGGTAGTCCATTAGTGCAAATTGATTTTCCATCGGAAGTGCCTGACTCGGGAATTAAACCCCTAAGTTTTTGTGAAAAGTATTTATTAAAGCCGATAACAAACAAAATCAAGGAAGTGGAAATACTGATAACTAAAACCGTTGAAAAAACTCCAATATTAAGCGGCATTTGGGATACGATAAGATCATTTTTATCTGAAATTATTAATTTTTCTCCAGCCAATATAAGCAAAATCCTGCCAACCGCAGAAGAGCAATCTTTAGATAATAAAGCATCAGGGTATTTAACAGTAATTGAAACCAATAAAGGACTTGTTGAGGCCTCTCCTCAACAATCTAAAAAAGAAGAAGTTAATGAAGAAACTGTTGAGGCCTCTCCTCAACAGACAGAGACGACACCGACATTGGAAGAAATGCAAGAGATGTTAGATGATATTGCAGAAGAAATAGATATCCTTACTCAAAAGTTCGCCGAATTAATGGAAGAAAAACAACAAGAGATTGAGGAGGAAATTGACGAAACTGACGAAGAAAACGATGAAGAAAAAGAAGATTTTGAAGGAGAAGATGTTTGTTTTGTTGATATAAATGCTGCCCCAAAAGAAGAGTTGCAAAAAATAACCGGTATTGGATCGGTGTTAGCTCAAAGAATAATAGAAGCAAGACCGTTTTATTCTCTTGCTGATTTATTAAGGGTTAGTGGTATTGGAGAAAAGACTCTACAAAACATAATAAATCAGGATTGCGCTTATGTTGATTTAACCTATGTCGGTTCCGGGATGACTTCCACTGGCGCCACGCCGCAGTCATCCCCACTGTCTTATCCAAAAATTTTAATTTCTGAAATTCAAATTGAAAGCGCTTCAAGTAGTGATGATGAATTTATCGAACTTTATAACCCTGATAACGAAGAAGTTGACATCTCTCAGTGGTCAATTCAAAAAACTTATTGTAATAGCACCACCGTTTATAAAAAGAACTTTGAATCGAATAATACAATTCCAGCTAAAGGATATTTTTTAATTGTTTACGCCAGTAGTACCGATCAAAATTTATTGAATTTGGCTGATATGACTCATAAGACTTTCAGTTTAGCCAAGAATAACACGATTTATTTGGTAGTAAATCAAGAAAAAATCGAAAATGCTTCTGATACTGACATTATAGATATGGTTGGATTTGGGATGGATATTATTGAATTTAGGAGTTTACCAGCCGAAGGAAATAGTTCAGCTCTTAATCCTTCACCGAGCCAAAGCATCGGTCGAAAATGGTCAACCACTACCCAAACTTACATTGATACTGACAATAATCAAAATGATTTTGAAATTCAAAATCCAACTCCCAAAACTCAAAATCAAAGTCTTGAATCTGAACCGGGCGAGGAAGAGGAGGAAGAGGAGGAAGAATCTACGACTTTAGGAGTAGTTATTAATGAAATTGCCTGGATGGGAACAAATAGTTCGGCAAATGACGAATGGATTGAGCTTTATAATAATACAACTTCAACTATTGATATTACTGGTTGGCGTTTGGTTTCTTCTGACGGTAGCCCAGATATCACTTTTTCTACATCAAGCATTCCAGCCAATGATTATTATTTAATAGAAAGAACGGATGATAATACTATAAGTAACATTTCAGCTGATTTAATTTATGTTGGTGATTTAGGGGATGGTGGTGAAAGATTAGAGTTATGGGATAGTTTTGGCAACCTGATTGATTTAGTTGATTGTTCTTCTGATTGGTTTTCTGGCAACAGTGATACAAAACGAACAATGGAACGTATTAATTCTAACGAATACGGATCCGATTCCGCCAACTGGGGGAATAATAATCTTGTAAAGTATAATGGGCATGATGCAGACAATAATTTTATAAATGGAACTCCGGGCACGGAGAATAGCCTTTCGGCATCTGAGACTTATATTGGCGCAGAGACCTTAAGGTTTGAAGAATTTAATGAAATTACTCTTACTCAATTGGGGAATCCGTATCTCATCGGCACAAATTCTGGTGGAATTTTTTACCTTGTTGTGCCAGAAGAAAAAACTCTTATTATAGAGCCTGGTGTTATTCTTAAATTTAAAGGCAATGATAGGGGTGGCTCAGCGTGGTCTTACTATAATAGTAATCTACTTATTGAAGGGACTCTTATCGCGCAAGGAGAAGAAGATAACCCTATTATATTCACTTCTAACATGGATATTTCTGGATCTTTCGGCTGGTGGGGCCAAATTTATTTTACCCCCTCCAGCCAGAATTCTATTTTTGATTATTGCCAAATTAGACACGGAGGCAAAAAAGAAAGTAATTCTTCTATTATAATAGTTGATTCAACTTCAATTATTTTTAAAAACTCCATTTTGGAGAATTTTAACGTTTCTGGATTGAAGCTAATTGACTCTTACAGTCAGGTAGAGAATATAACAGTTCAAAATGGTCCTTCAGGTTCAGTAATAAATATTTCAGGAGGAGCGCCAATAATTGCAAAATCAATTTTTAAAAATACTTATAGTGGAATAATTATTGGAGGAGGAAGTAAAGCAGAAGTTACTGAAAACTATTTTGAAGCAATTCAATATAGTCAGGGTGCTTTGTTTGTCGGAGATGGCTACCCGATTCTGAAAGATAATACCGGAAAAGACAATTTTTTAAACGGCATTTATCTTTTTAATTCAATTGCCGAAGATTGGACGCTTTATCCGAATACTGATTTTCCTTATATTGCAAACTTTCAAGTGGCTGACGGCGGCAATTTAATTATTGAGCCAGGAGTAGTAATAAAATTTGAAGAGCGAAAGAGCTTGAATATAGAAGGAAAATTGTTTGCTCAAGGGTCCTTAGATAAACAAATCATTTTTACTTCGATAACTGACGATGAATATGGTGGAGATACTAATAACGACGGTAGCGCGACGCAAGCAAGTTCTTTATTTTGGAATAAGGTATATTTTTATCAAAACAATGAAGGATCTCTAATTAAAAATGCGAGGATTAGATACGGGGGAATTCCCAAGCCTTCAGAGTATTATCGAGGAGTAATCCATGTTGTGGAAACAGGAGTTGTATTAGAAGATATTTATTTTGAGAATGATGGTCCCTCGGGCCACACTGTTTATTTGGAAAACTCAAGTTCCAGTGTAAGAAACTGTATTTTTGACAATAGTGAAATATCAAAGGGAACGGCGATTACTATTACTGGTCAGGATCAGAATATTCTTGAGAATAACAGTTTCCAAAATTTCTACTGCTACATTAAAAAAGACGGAGAATGTATTTTGCCGCTGCCTTGA
- a CDS encoding DeoR family transcriptional regulator — protein MNREFLIQLTNKLYHLTLFFPKKEPLRYKMRELADDFLIKPNEKDLEALDNFFEVALVQNWVNPSDILAIKREYANLVGELKKKKQDKKKPSFAKAASFAEVASATKAESEGKDNPVVVKAYHSPRQEKIIEFLKENGRAQVWQVKQILPDISKRTLRRDFENMLGKGKIERLGERNNTFYQIKTIES, from the coding sequence ATGAATAGAGAGTTTTTGATACAACTAACTAACAAGCTTTACCACTTAACTTTGTTTTTTCCTAAAAAAGAGCCATTGCGATATAAGATGAGGGAGTTGGCTGATGATTTTTTGATCAAGCCCAATGAAAAGGATCTTGAGGCTTTGGACAACTTTTTTGAGGTGGCTTTGGTTCAGAACTGGGTAAACCCTTCTGATATATTGGCAATTAAGCGAGAATATGCTAATTTGGTTGGAGAGTTGAAAAAGAAAAAACAAGACAAGAAAAAACCCTCCTTCGCTAAAGCTGCCTCCTTCGCCGAAGTAGCTTCGGCTACGAAGGCCGAGTCGGAGGGCAAGGATAATCCTGTTGTTGTTAAAGCTTATCATTCGCCCAGGCAGGAAAAGATAATTGAGTTTTTGAAAGAAAACGGCAGAGCCCAGGTCTGGCAGGTAAAGCAGATTCTGCCCGATATCAGTAAAAGAACTTTGAGACGAGATTTTGAAAATATGCTGGGCAAAGGAAAGATTGAAAGACTTGGCGAAAGGAACAATACTTTTTACCAGATTAAGACTATTGAATCATAG
- a CDS encoding RNA polymerase sigma factor has translation MANYKKEFGKIYDQYINKIYRFIFVKVSSEDIAQDLCSETFLKGWESYKNNPNIENPSAFLYRIARNLVIDHYRQKARTQFVSPEIVPIIDPSQRIEENAAINSDMDQIKIILADLKEDYQNMIIWHYLDQLSVSEIAKMTKKTEDATRVMLCRALKSLRERCNKSDHFTS, from the coding sequence ATGGCGAACTATAAAAAAGAATTCGGAAAAATCTACGACCAATATATCAATAAAATATATCGGTTTATATTTGTAAAGGTAAGTTCTGAGGACATTGCTCAGGACTTGTGTTCAGAAACCTTTTTAAAGGGATGGGAGTCGTATAAGAACAACCCCAATATTGAAAATCCTTCTGCTTTTTTATATCGGATAGCCCGCAATTTAGTCATTGATCATTACAGGCAAAAGGCCAGGACACAGTTTGTTTCGCCAGAAATAGTGCCGATTATTGACCCTAGCCAGAGAATAGAGGAAAACGCAGCTATAAATTCCGATATGGACCAAATTAAGATAATTTTGGCAGATTTAAAGGAAGATTACCAGAATATGATTATCTGGCACTATTTGGACCAATTGTCCGTATCGGAAATCGCTAAAATGACAAAAAAGACAGAAGACGCTACTAGAGTCATGCTTTGTAGGGCCTTAAAAAGCCTGAGAGAGAGGTGTAATAAAAGCGACCATTTTACGTCATAA